A portion of the Candidatus Flexicrinis proximus genome contains these proteins:
- the cadA gene encoding cadmium-translocating P-type ATPase, whose amino-acid sequence MATLAATGADTAADATNQRPQWLTVEWIEPRLVVVTLIALILGAALERSDPSSGLVALLAVTAYIAGGAFGTKGALIHLFRDRKFDVDGLMILAALGAASVGAWVEGATLLFLFSLSNTLQTYAIGRSRRAIRSLYALYPEQAHVRRGDAVVTVTLNELAVGDLVLIEPGERIPVDGLVLGGRSAVDQSPITGESVPVDKAPGDEVFAGTLNKQGALDVSVTKLAGESTLSRIVKLVEQAQENKAPTERALDRFEERYAVAIISFVALMIVIPPLLLNVDFQTNFYRAMVLMTVASPCALAISVPASFIAAIASAARGGVLFKGGAYLESLADIKAVALDKTGTLTTGRPLVTSVVPMSGIDENQLLAWAASVEVRSEHPLAKAITDAAQARGLAFAEAGDFESVAGRGARGLIAGVDHWVASPLHLIQIAPIPTELEARLHELEAQGQTTVGVIRGDTWLGLIAMADGVRPESRAAIASLKARGIQTAMLTGDNPRVANNIAASIGIDLVYAGLLPQDKASVIETLRAQYGQVAMVGDGVNDAPALALADLGVAMGAAGTDVALETADIVLMGDRIERLSEAIDLSRLARRVVKQNMTFAIGVMILLVIGTFVVSLPLPLGVLGHEGSTVIVVLNGLIQLLLLPELRRTRSGFASQP is encoded by the coding sequence ATGGCAACACTCGCCGCAACCGGTGCAGATACCGCCGCGGATGCGACTAATCAGCGTCCCCAGTGGCTCACGGTCGAGTGGATCGAACCGCGCCTTGTCGTGGTGACGCTGATCGCCCTGATCCTCGGCGCGGCCCTCGAACGCTCCGACCCGTCTTCAGGGCTTGTAGCCCTGCTGGCAGTGACCGCCTATATCGCTGGCGGCGCCTTTGGCACCAAAGGCGCGCTGATCCACCTGTTCCGCGACCGTAAATTCGATGTCGACGGCCTCATGATCCTGGCAGCGCTCGGCGCGGCATCGGTGGGCGCCTGGGTCGAGGGTGCAACGCTGCTGTTCCTGTTCTCGCTCTCCAACACCCTGCAAACCTACGCCATCGGCCGCAGCCGCCGCGCCATCCGCAGCCTGTACGCTCTCTATCCCGAGCAGGCGCACGTCCGGCGCGGTGACGCCGTCGTAACCGTAACCCTCAACGAGCTGGCCGTTGGCGACCTCGTCCTGATCGAGCCGGGTGAGCGTATCCCCGTGGATGGTCTCGTTCTGGGCGGCCGTTCGGCGGTCGATCAGTCTCCTATCACCGGTGAATCCGTCCCGGTCGACAAAGCGCCAGGCGACGAGGTCTTCGCCGGCACCCTCAACAAGCAGGGTGCGCTCGACGTCAGCGTGACCAAGCTCGCCGGTGAAAGCACTCTCAGCCGCATCGTCAAGCTCGTCGAACAGGCCCAGGAAAACAAGGCCCCGACCGAGCGCGCCCTCGATCGTTTCGAGGAGCGCTATGCCGTCGCCATCATCTCCTTCGTCGCATTGATGATCGTTATCCCACCGCTGCTCCTGAACGTCGACTTCCAAACGAATTTCTACCGCGCGATGGTGCTGATGACGGTTGCTTCGCCCTGCGCGCTGGCCATCAGCGTCCCCGCCTCTTTTATCGCGGCGATCGCTTCTGCCGCCCGCGGCGGCGTACTCTTCAAGGGCGGCGCTTATCTCGAATCGCTGGCCGACATCAAAGCTGTCGCGCTCGATAAGACCGGCACCCTCACAACAGGCCGGCCGCTGGTTACCTCGGTTGTGCCAATGTCCGGGATCGACGAAAATCAGCTCCTCGCCTGGGCCGCCTCCGTCGAGGTGCGCTCCGAACACCCGCTGGCCAAGGCCATCACCGACGCCGCCCAAGCGCGTGGGCTGGCCTTTGCCGAGGCAGGCGATTTCGAATCGGTCGCAGGCCGCGGCGCGCGCGGCTTGATCGCGGGCGTCGACCATTGGGTCGCCAGTCCTCTGCATCTCATTCAGATCGCGCCGATCCCAACTGAGCTAGAAGCCAGATTACATGAACTTGAAGCCCAGGGTCAGACCACCGTAGGCGTGATCCGTGGCGACACCTGGCTGGGCCTGATCGCCATGGCAGATGGCGTCCGTCCCGAATCGCGCGCCGCGATTGCCTCCCTCAAAGCGCGTGGAATCCAGACCGCCATGCTCACCGGCGACAATCCTCGCGTCGCCAACAACATCGCCGCTTCGATCGGCATCGATCTGGTATATGCCGGCCTGCTCCCCCAGGACAAAGCCTCGGTCATCGAGACCCTGCGTGCCCAATACGGTCAGGTGGCTATGGTGGGCGACGGCGTGAACGACGCCCCAGCGCTGGCGCTGGCTGACCTCGGGGTAGCGATGGGCGCCGCCGGGACCGATGTCGCCCTCGAAACAGCCGACATCGTCCTCATGGGCGACCGCATCGAGCGTCTCAGCGAGGCCATCGACCTCAGCCGCTTGGCCCGCCGTGTCGTGAAGCAGAACATGACCTTCGCCATCGGCGTGATGATCCTGCTGGTCATCGGAACGTTCGTCGTGTCGCTCCCCTTGCCGCTCGGCGTCCTCGGCCACGAAGGCAGCACGGTCATCGTCGTCCTTAACGGCCTGATCCAGCTCCTGCTGCTGCCCGAACTGCGCCGAACGAGATCCGGTTTCGCCTCTCAACCATGA
- a CDS encoding DUF4287 domain-containing protein, with the protein MEAYLANVKAKTGKTWQDFKALAAAKGLAKHGEIIAWLKADFALGHGHANAIAHMVLHGDAPKVDPGEALTQHFAGAKAGWRAPFDALFAALSAFGPDVSLSAGKSYISLLRSGQKFGIVQITAKRMDIGIKLSGAPFEGRFGASGSWNAMVTHRVQIDDPSQIDAEVTGWLKQAYGKA; encoded by the coding sequence ATGGAAGCTTATCTCGCGAATGTGAAGGCGAAGACCGGCAAGACCTGGCAGGACTTCAAAGCATTGGCCGCAGCAAAAGGCCTCGCTAAACACGGCGAAATCATTGCCTGGCTGAAGGCGGACTTCGCGCTCGGCCACGGCCACGCGAATGCCATCGCTCATATGGTGCTGCACGGCGACGCGCCGAAGGTCGACCCCGGCGAAGCGCTGACGCAGCACTTTGCCGGCGCGAAGGCCGGTTGGCGGGCGCCGTTTGATGCGCTGTTCGCGGCGCTTTCTGCCTTTGGGCCTGATGTAAGTCTTTCCGCCGGGAAGAGTTACATCAGCCTGCTCCGCAGCGGCCAGAAATTCGGAATCGTACAGATTACGGCCAAACGGATGGATATTGGGATCAAACTAAGCGGGGCGCCGTTCGAAGGGCGATTCGGCGCGTCGGGCAGTTGGAACGCCATGGTAACTCACCGCGTTCAGATCGACGACCCGAGCCAGATCGATGCCGAAGTAACCGGCTGGCTGAAGCAGGCATACGGCAAGGCGTGA